In Paracoccus sp. N5, a single window of DNA contains:
- the otsB gene encoding trehalose-phosphatase, protein MTDHSTAGEAMPDPRSHGFFFDFDGTLAEIAPRAEDVVLDRGLRADLLRLWQRSGGAVAALSGRRRADLARYLPADIPLAGLHGWEIEGGDTIEIAALAHALDGLRDSLAAITAHHPGARLEDKGPALALHWRLAPEAEPALTLAAEQAVAALGPAWVLQPGKCVVEIRPRGHDKGDALRRFMAHPPFRGRRPVAFGDDLTDIPMLRAARQAGGLAVAVGERDLPCDLRLAGPAALALWIRRSLE, encoded by the coding sequence TTGACGGATCACAGCACAGCGGGCGAGGCGATGCCGGACCCTCGAAGCCACGGTTTTTTCTTCGATTTCGACGGCACCCTGGCCGAGATCGCACCGCGCGCCGAGGATGTGGTGCTGGACCGGGGCCTGCGCGCCGACCTGCTGCGGCTCTGGCAGCGCAGCGGCGGTGCCGTCGCCGCGCTGAGCGGGCGGCGCCGCGCCGACCTGGCCCGCTATCTGCCCGCGGACATCCCGCTGGCCGGGCTGCACGGCTGGGAGATCGAGGGCGGCGACACGATCGAGATCGCGGCGCTGGCGCATGCGCTCGACGGGCTGCGCGACAGCCTTGCCGCCATCACCGCCCACCATCCCGGCGCGCGGCTCGAGGACAAGGGGCCGGCGCTGGCGCTGCATTGGCGCCTGGCGCCCGAGGCCGAGCCCGCCCTGACCCTGGCCGCCGAGCAGGCCGTCGCGGCGCTTGGCCCGGCCTGGGTGCTGCAACCCGGCAAATGCGTGGTCGAGATCCGCCCGCGGGGCCATGACAAGGGCGACGCGCTGCGCCGCTTCATGGCGCACCCGCCGTTCCGCGGCCGCCGCCCGGTCGCCTTCGGCGACGATCTGACCGACATTCCCATGCTGCGGGCGGCGCGGCAGGCCGGAGGGCTGGCCGTGGCCGTCGGCGAACGCGACCTGCCTTGCGACCTGCGCCTGGCCGGGCCGGCCGCCCTTGCCCTTTGGATAAGACGGAGCCTCGAATGA